In Brachypodium distachyon strain Bd21 chromosome 2, Brachypodium_distachyon_v3.0, whole genome shotgun sequence, one genomic interval encodes:
- the LOC100846494 gene encoding GDT1-like protein 1, chloroplastic: protein MASVASCSSTVFASFSSIPFRNRTHRPSLRPPPRRGCLPGRPVLRCLVKSESGEPPLLRAPVVSDEKGAEAEPPARDRGGTAPFDASCGFAFAAAAGVLILQGSQQALAGTQFMGLQPPADVLGDLGDISTGFASAFLLIFFSELGDRTFFIAALLAARNSGGVIFLGTFGALAVMTIISVVLGRAFHYVDGVIPFSFGGSDFPVDDLLAVCLLVYYGVTTLLDAASGDGEKMNEEQEEAEIAVSKFSGNGAGIMSVASTLASTFVLVFVAEWGDKSFFSTIALAAASSPPGVIAGSLAGHGVATLIAVLGGSLLGTFLSEKIIAYIGGSLFLAFAAVTLFEIASS from the exons atggcctccGTCGCCTCCTGCTCTTCCACCGTAttcgcctccttctcctccataCCCTTCCGAAACAGGACGCATCGTCCGTctctccgcccgccgccgcgccgcggctGCCTGCCCGGCCGCCCG GTTCTTAGGTGCCTTGTGAAATCCGAATCGGGcgagccgccgctgctgcgaGCCCCTGTGGTTTCTGACGAAAAGGGGGCTGAGGCTGAGCCGCCCGCCCGGGACCGGGGCGGAACCGCGCCGTTCGATGCGTCGTGTGGGTTCGCGTtcgcggcggctgcgggggTGCTCATTCTCCAGGGGTCGCAGCAGGCGTTGGCCGGCACGCAGTTCATGGGCCTGCAGCCGCCGGCGGACGTGCTGGGGGATCTAGGGGACATTAGTACAGGTTTTGCTTCA GCTTTTCTGCTGATCTTCTTTTCTGAGCTAGGAGACAGGACGTTTTTCATTGCG GCACTTTTAGCAGCTAGAAATTCTGGAGGAGTCATTTTTCTTGGCACATTTGGAGCTCTTGC AGTAATGACAATTATATCTGTAGTTCTTGGTCGAGCATTTCACTATGTTGATGGCGTCATTCCATTCAG TTTTGGCGGGTCAGATTTCCCGGTTGATGACCTTCTTGCTGTGTGTCTCTTG GTTTATTATGGAGTTACTACATTGCTTGATGCAGCTTCAGGTGATGGAGAAAAGATGAATGAGGAGCAAGAGGAG GCTGAGATAGCGGTTTCAAAATTTTCTGGAAATGGTGCGGGCATAATGTCTGTCGCGAGCACTCTTGCTAGCACctttgttttggtttttgttgctgAATGGGGTGATAAGTCGTTTTTCTCTACTATCG CACTAGCTGCAGCTAGCTCCCCTCCAGGTGTCATTGCAGGGTCGCTTGCTGGTCATGGTGTTGCAACATTG ATTGCAGTTCTTGGTGGTTCTTTGTTAGGGACATTTCTATCTGAAAAG ATTATAGCATACATTGGAGGCAGTCTCTTTTTAGCATTCGCTGCCGTGACACTATTTGAGATCGCGAGTTCATGA
- the LOC100830403 gene encoding uncharacterized protein LOC100830403 — protein sequence MESAGEMEVFDAGRCNGGYDLGFAVGQRFSEMIRSRMRGDMFLQEQLLPFASTAPAQPLLAALQAANRERYPRYWDELVGIADGSGAPLLQVILVNFRKEIRPFIPKKGQDHGRKDEEADDDCSDVLLVSESAAFAAHNEDASPALLGHTYVVKATSPDGASSFTAYTYAGELPTCAFGFNTNRVAFTLDSVPPAIGEVAAGAIALNFVSRDLLEATDLDDAMRRVCSPGVSVGHCYNLMDVRARRIVTVETASRNRFAVHEAGPAPSFHANMYRYLQVEQVQDENSMARERRAAQCAMGSKEEALSVLGDATDEKYPIFMTGPTLYTLCTVLVDLDQETMTICKGNPKNGDSIRVLRMTQTAN from the exons ATGGAGAGCGCCGGCGAGATGGAGGTGTTCGACGCCGGCCGGTGCAACGGCGGGTACGATCTGGGCTTCGCCGTGGGGCAGAGGTTTAGCGAGATGATCAGGAGCAGGATGCGCGGGGACATGTTCCTgcaggagcagctgctgccgTTCGCgtccacggcgccggcgcagccgCTCCTGGCCGCGCTCCAGGCCGCCAACAGGGAGCGGTACCCTCGCTACTGGGACGAGCTGGTTGGCATCGCCGACGGCAGCGGGGCCCCTCTGCTACAA GTGATTCTGGTCAACTTCAGGAAGGAGATCCGGCCGTTCATCCCGAAGAAGGGTCAAGATCACGGCCGGAAGGACGAGGAAGCCGACGATGACTGCTCCGACGTGCTGCTCGTCAGCGAGTCGGCGGCCTTCGCGGCGCACAACGAGGACGCCAGCCCCGCGCTGCTCGGCCACAC CTACGTGGTGAAGGCCACGTCGCCCGACGGCGCCTCGTCCTTCACCGCCTACACCtacgccggcgagctccccacCTGCGCCTTCGGCTTCAACACCAACCGAGTA GCCTTCACACTCGACTCGGTGCCGCCGGCGATTGGCGAGGTGGCCGCGGGAGCCATCGCCCTGAACTTCGTGTCGCGGGACCTGCTGGAAGCAACAGACCTCGACGACGCGATGCGGAGGGTGTGCTCGCCGGGGGTGTCAGTTGGGCACTGCTACAACCTGATGGACGTCAGAGCCCGGCGCATCGTGACCGTCGAGACCGCCTCCCGGAACCGGTTCGCCGTCCATGAGGCCGGCCCTGCGCCCTCCTTCCATGCCAACATGTACCGCTACCTCCAGGTGGAACAG GTGCAGGACGAGAACTCCATGGccagggagaggagggcggcgcAGTGCGCCATGGGCTCCAAGGAAGAGGCGCTCTCGGTGCTCGGAGATGCGACTGATGAGAAGTACCCCATCTTTATGACAG gtCCAACATTGTACACTCTATGCACCGTCTTGGTTGATCTCGACCAGGAGACGATGACCATATGCAAGGGGAATCCGAAGAACGGAGACTCCATTCGAGTACTTCGGATGACTCAAACTGCTAATTAA